Genomic DNA from Cydia fagiglandana chromosome 3, ilCydFagi1.1, whole genome shotgun sequence:
GGTTCATACCCTGTGCAACTGGTCAGCACACATACCTGAGGTGACGACCTTCTTGATGGGCGTGCCCAGCGAGGCCTCGATGACGCGCACGTCGCGCACCAGCTGAGAGAATTCTGTCGGTGTCAGCGAGCACACGTGGTCCGTGCCTTTCATACTCTTGTCTAATGTTATGTGTTTCTCCAGCacctgtaattttaaaatacatgacAATTTGAATAGCACGTTCGTAGGTTACCTAGGTGCTCAAAGTCGGTAAGTTTACAAGGATAGTTGTGACAATGTATGCAGACTTCTACAAAATTATGTCTGATACGTATGGTTCTGCCAGACCTTGAATGCTTCGTTTTAAATGATATCAATTGAAAAGGCCACGGTGCAATTTCGATTCTGAATTCATTGATAATTGATGTACGTACttcatattaggtaggtatatataatagTTTTAAATACTAACCTTAGCACCCAGCGCAACGGCACCTAAAGCTACAGCCGTGCCTAACTCCTGGCCGGAGTATCCGACGGGAATGTCGAATGTGTTCTTGTAATCCTGCAGCACGGTCAGATTGCAGTCCTCAAAAGGCACAGGGTAAGCCGAGATACAGTGAAGCAGGCAGAACTGTTTGTGTTGCGCGGATATGATGTCATAGATAGTCTTCACTGCAGTCTTGTCTACCATCCCGGTTGAGATGATGAGAGGGATCTTTTTAGAAGCTGCGTATTTGAGGAACAGCAAGTTGTTTGAATCGCCGGACCCAATTTTGATGAAGGGTACCTTCATGTTGACTAGGAAATCAAAGGACACCTGTAAAGTTATATCAATTAGGTATGCACAGTTAGTTAACATCTGTTTCAAGTATAGCTTTACATAAATCACATCGCATTTATATCACTGAGTATGATGAACGTTGGTTGGGAAGAATTTAAGGGTTCTTACCATGTCCATGGCGGAAGCAGTGCACAAGATGCCAACCTCCTGCGCATACTTGAACAACTCTCTGTACTGGCTTTCCGAGAACTCCAAGTGCTTCTTATGGTCGCCATAGGTTTTGCCCCATGAGTTGGCGTTATCGTACGGCCGCTCCAAATATTTCTTTGTGAATTTTTCTTTAAGGCATGTTTTTTGGAATTTGACACAACTGGCGCCTGCTTCCTGAAAAAGTCAAGtaaaaattagtttatattTCGTAGCTTCAATTCAATGTAAGTGTTTACTTATCTATTTGGTTTGTAATATTTTGATACATTTACTTTAGCAGAGAATTCTCCGTTTGATTGTTTCTGGTTTTATCTAGTATTGGATATTAGTAGGTATTTTACGTCAACGACCGAAGACTCTTGACAACAAAGGATATAGATACCTACTGTTTACCAAGGTTCTCACTCcgcctataaataaatatgtacttaagttGCGTTATCAATGAAGTTGACTGTACAATTTATCGGCACAAACCGAGGTTAAGTCTAGAACTCAACATAGGTACCTAGCTACTTATTTAATAGCTAATAGCATCTACCTACAAATATGAGTACttatacctaagtaataaaaattatttctAAATTAATAGTAGTCAATTAACATAAGTAGGATGCACGGGCTCTCGTGGACAGTAAACACagggtaaaggatgactcacgttagaccgggccgaggccgggccgaagcttcgttttctatggaaagcaccacgtgatctgatcaccgatcagccgtcatagaaaatgacatgtacgatgcctcggcccggtctagcgtgagtcacccTTAATGCTAACATGGGCCCAATTATTAGGTTAGTACCTACCTTAGATTATTGCAGAGGTATCAATAAGTATTTATGATAGCGATTGGCGAGAAACCATTTGTATGTAAGCAGATAcctatatttatgtatatatattcatATCTACTCGTACAAAGGAATATCAAAGTGctataaataaagtaaacaaagaCTCGCCaacattgtacctacctacatgtaaGTTAAATGATGTTTTAATGTCTCACTCAACCTAGTTGGCCCTGCGACGCAAATGATGTGTTAATCGAATTTTgcctttaaataaatacctacatatccAACATTTAACGTCAATGTATAATGACCTACCATGAGCCATGTACGAAAACAAAGTATTATTGGCTGGGTGGCAGCATATATGTAAACAAGTCGTCACAAAGGAAAgtgaaagtacctacctacatacgtaCTGGCCTTCTACTTTTTAAATAGTTTGACAATTAACAGACCGTTACAAAAACATCCCAAAGACACATAATTAACACCCAATTCGTAAACTATGgaataaatgtacctacgtaTCACTATTGTCAACAGCTACCTTATAGGAAATTGGTTAACGTTGAAAAAACAAAGGAGGAGAATTTTACATTTGTTTGTAAACAGTTCCGCTTTGTTTCTTTATTAGCAAATCTTTTGTCGCAGAAAATTCGTCATTAACACTACTTGAATAGGTAATAGACAACTTACCTTTGCGGCTTTTATCAACTTTTTCGCTATTTCAATGTCACCTTGGTGGTTTTGTCCGACTTCTGCTATAATGAAACACGGGTTAGCGCCGCCAATTTTGACGTCCGGGCTTATCGTAACTTCGACCGAATTCGACATggtccataaaattaaaaacactagGAGAACACGAGCGGTTTGTGGCTAGAGTAACACTAGATTCATGTGTCAAGGTTTATCGACCTCCAGCAAAGTAAATAAGGTCAATTTAATATAAAAGCGAGTAGCTTGGTGCGCGCACGCATCACTagtggcggcgcgcggcgcggcgcagccGGGGAGGCGCGGCGTACCCGCTCAcatgataaatgataaaaacCTGTATTATTGGACGACGCTCACCAACACAAACACAACAACGCAACAACAACCAAGTAAACAACAACGTGATAAGCATATAAAACTTTAATATCATTATTTACCTATGCGTATCATGTACATATTTACATTCTGAATAACATATTGTAGACATCCTTAAGTAATAGTGCTAAAGTTCACAAGCTGCAATTTTGACGATATCTTGGTGGTTTTTGAATCTGTCACCAAGAGCTCTGTTCACTTTGGAGTCGGTGGGTTTTCCTAGGAAGTTGGATATGTACCGGCCCGCCTCAACTAGCTTCACGAGGTCTATGTGGGTGTTGACGCCGAGACCGTAGAGGTGGTAGACCAGGTCCTCAGTAGCGAGGTTGCCGCTAGCGCCTCGTGCATAAGGGCAACCGCCTAGGCCCGAGATCGAGGAGTCTACAGTCGTGCACCCAAACTGCGAACACATGGTGTCTCGATATTATTATGTTAATGATACCTAGTGTCTACAATGTTGATGATGTAATCTTTGCGCGCCATTACTCTATTGAGCCGGTTTAAGTAGGTAGCAACAGCATGTCGGTTAACTGGTTATTGATTAGAAGACATTATGTCAATGCCATAAGATTTTTGGATGGTTGATAGTTAACTGTGCCAATGAAGCCTGGTACCTTAGTAACAAATCTATGGAAATTACAAGTTACCAACTTTGTTGAAATTCTTTTTTAtgatatttacttacctactgtattttgtatAGACGGATGGCCGAATGTACTATTTAGGTTAGGTACAACAATAATCGTTGAAGTAGGCATAacacatttatttataaatgtaggCCGACACTtagcaaaataatgtaagtacaagtaggtacctattccaAAACAAAAATCTAAGCAAATAACGAAGTGTAGATAAGACGATATGAATATCTTATTTTTATCAGCTGTTGTTAGTTGGCAACAATGGAATCAAATAAGAGTAGGTATGCTTTGCCTGATTGCCCTGAgataagtattttattatgcGCATTGGTGACCCTTTAAAGGCTTCACTAATTAGCTGTATCAATGTGTGTGTTGCCTCTTAGTTTAGGCAATTTGCCTCATGATTATAATTCTCCCACTCTCCACTCTCTATTTCTCTATGGTTATGCTAAACTTTCTTACCTCCAAAGCAGCCACAAGATTCGCGAGCCCCTGTCCGTAGGTGTCGTGAAAGTGCACTGCGACCTTTTCTGGCGGCGCGACAGTCAGCACCTCCTTCAAGAGCCGGCGGACGGAGCCCGGTGTACCCACGCCGATGGTGTCTCCCAGGGAGATCTCGTAACAACCCATGGCCAGCAGCTCTTCTGACAGCTGTTtaagaaaacatttttatttcaccTCACAAATGGGTAATTCAACCTCATAATAGAATAATAAGTACTTAACCAATATTCTAAGATAGAAGACTTTCCTGATACTTTTAAGTGCCAATTATTTGGCAGTTTATGTAGGTAACCTATGAACTTAAACTTTCTTGTAATACCAATAACGTAACATGGTTTTTATTACTACGCGGAAAAGGAAAACGGCACGGGCGGCAAAAGTTACAAATAAATTGGTAGTTAATTTCGCTAAAACTAAAAGCAAAGATCGCGCTCAACGTGGCAAAAATGTAAACTATCGTAGGCTAAAATTTGCAAATTTGCCTAAGAGAATTGTGCACACGAAATTCTGAAATCgaaataatgatttaataagTTCAAACACTTAAGGCCACTGGCCCGGGCACACCGGATTCGTGCGGGTAGACGTGCTTGAACATGTGCGTTGTAAtgtacagatccttatgagagactgCACACCGCGTGCGTTCACGGCTCCAATACTTTAGTGCACGCGCACGTCTACCCACACGCGACCGTGTGCTCTGGCCTTAAAcgactacctttatttaccttaGCAATAGATTTAGGAGATATAGGTCCATCGTATGGACACCCGACTACGCAGGACAAATAGCCGCGGACCCTGATCCCGTCCTTTACCGCCTGCTCGGCGACCACTCGGAACCTCGCCATACCCTCCTCCATTGAGCAGTTCAGGTTCTTTTGAGAAAATGATTCCGAACCAGATGGGAATATGGCTATTTCCTCGATGTTGCATTTTTTCTGTTGGTAGAATATTTAATATGAAAAGTACAGTATTTATAACTGCTTTATTTTATCTTAGTGATGCTCTTTGTATCTGTTTTGTTTCTCttttatatatgtgtgtgtgttctGGCAAACCTATAAATGGATTAAGTATCTATCAATctaatatatgaataaataTCATGGGACAATATTATACAACTATTCTTACATTTAGCTAGTCCCACAGTTAGCTCTATCTCAATAGGGCTAGTCATCTAGATACTAGACAGCAATACATATCCGCCTaaccaccatacaaggaaaatggGCAGTTGATTTTGATATCAATTGAATAAGACATAAGTTTCAATTTCTTTTGCTTTGAAAcctaaaaaaacaaaagaagcgTTCTGAAAatgattaaaattatattaaagtaATTAGTAGAGAGTAGCACGACAAAATAAGGCTATAACTAAAGTAATTAGTAGATGAGTCAGGGAGACTTGAACCATTTTCAAATgacaaaataaacaatatacctacttaaaaaactATTATAACCAAGTTAAAGTTATGGAGACTGAATTACAATGAAGAATCCAGAGAGGTGTTGTTATATATTTAGTTAATACTTACAGCTAATTCATAGCCCTTAATGTTAGGTATTAGTACAGGATAGTTAACGCCGGGCTCTCTTTTAATGGTCTTCATCACTTCTGCTCCATCGCTCATTTGCTTCACCCATTTGGGACTCACAAAACTGTTGGGAATAAAATgacaaatcattttaataataatagttactaaatgttaaagaaaaacattttatattttgtttttttattaacatttctgaatgttgcttttaatttttttattattatttcctttTGGGATTACTATAATGTCTATACAATAACAATAATGTATTGTATACATGCATCTCATCCCCATGTAAGTACAGGGATGTAACATTCTAATGTGACGTGTACCATGTTTAAAATgttaacactttgactaccgagaacccgcatggtaggcactcgtaatgtttgctcagatgccggacaacccgcccagcgggttgttttgtacgcagatatagacgaccggtttctggggtagtgcgccgttttttgcccggttgcgaaagtgttaaatTCAAATGATATTATTTTTAGGGCAGCATCTGCTCTATGTAATGGGAATAATAAGagctccgtgaacaaagttttgtacatagctctaaaaaatatgtagtaggGGAGGTAGAGGACTTGGGAAGTCCAGTCTACTGCCCAATCGTCCCCTACCTTTAGCATAAAAAGACTTGTTGAAAAAAAGACTTAAAAAAATAGCAGCTTAAAAAACTCTTTTCAACAAGTAACCAATGATATACCTGGCAGATTCAATGTCCTTAATTCCAGCGGCTGCTAATTTGCTGATCAACTCAACCTTAATTTCTGTAGGAACAAACTTGGCTTCATTTTGTAGACCATCTCTGACACCCACCTCATAAATTCTGATTTCAGAGGCTTTAGTACTCTAAAACAAAtgaatgtacatatatgtatggtTGTTATTACTGAACATATGTTTTTTTAGTGTCAAAacaatattcaataacactttaaaatttaagcTACTTGAGAGTTTCACAAACACGATCGGCATTAATTTCTTATATTAATTACaaatttaattgttaattattacTTACGTATTTACTGCAATATGTTAAAGGTCGAGCCAGTTTACTGGAAAACATGACTGATATTAAGTTCACTTAAAAAAATGTACGTTGTACCAAATAAATAGCGaacaaaaagaaaacaatcACCCACGTCCCACGACGAATTATTACTATCTTTTAATTAACTCTAGCTTGAGCCTTTTTCTTATCACAAAAGTTTTAAATCTCTTATCAGTAGTTTCCATCTGTTTTTTCTTCTGACGTCCGTTCAAAAGATCATCTACACGACCAAACTGAGATCATACGTCGGTACATGGTCGGTACGGTCTATAGGTCGTATTTTATAACTAAACATGGACTCATATGGACACAGCTTTAAGTAAGAGCAAGAAAGAGATATTCTGACTACAgcatggtcgcaatttggtgcGGTCGTCTGTAATGGCTTTTAATATAACGCGATATTTGAGCCAAGTGAAAAAATGCTGATTTGTTAGGCCGATAGCCCTGAACGAACTGTCAACAAGTGAAGCGAAGTTGACGTGGTCGGTGTCGAAAAACACGAAAAGAGGAATAAAAGCGGTGTTTTTGTCGGCTTTATAATTTACGTACAAAGTGCATCAATTCATTGAATCAAAATGGGTAAATAATGATTAACTATTGACAATACTAATATATCTTGTGACTAATGGTAAAATGTAATATATACATTcaagtaatattttattattttagcttTGAACAGCGCGACGTCCTTCGTCATATCATCGATATTAACCCTCCTGATATTTTCGGGAATGCAAATGTACAAACCTTGGTTGGTTAGGTCGCCCATGACCATTATATTCGGAGGCTATCTTGGATCTGTCATGTTCATGTTCTTCGTTACTGTAtcctttataaaataaaatgcatcTAAAGATGTGACTACGTCGACTACGACGAACTCGCTATGGTTTAATCGATATCCATATTGCATATAAGTTCAAACCTCATAATTGTTCTTAATCTGAGTcttataagaaatcttaatacTCTAAATAGATACTAACAAGCCACAAAACACTTCAAGAGAACAAAGtatttcagggatctcttccagtttgATTAGGAAAAAAGTGTTTAAAACTAGGTATGCTCAATTAAATTGGATTTTGGATTGGTTCCATTGCTGTAAACTAGATTGGTTTATTAAAAACATCTTATGAGAATattaatttggttatttttatattatgagtTTTATGTCAGTTGTACAATTATTGTAACATTTCATTTCCTAAACAATAGTACAGGCCATAGGTAATCTAGAGGCAACTTTGTTTGGGAAAAACTTCCAGTTGAAACTGCCAGAGATAGTGGTGTCTATGGCAGTGTCACTTATTGCTGCGGGAATGGTGCATAGGGTCTGCTTCACAACATGGTAAGATTATATAAAAAACTATTACCTGTATcgaaaaaatgttgttaaagacctttttttgttttaaaatacctattcaatgACACCCAATACCACAGGGTTGAAGTGGAAAAAAAATTCATCCCCGCTTTTCATAATAATTGGCATAATTGATTTATATATTTGTGCCAAATTGCAACTCTCTAGCACTAACAGTCATCAAACAAAGCCGGATGGACAGGGTTCCTAGTCGActaaaaaaccctaaaaataaaataaataaatattggggacatcttacacagatcaacctagccccaaactaagcaaagcttaaAAATGGAGATATACTTTGTTGtctattagatttatttaagtATGACATAAGGAGATTCAAATGCTTGATAAATCAAACTGACAGGGCAGTCTGGCTATTCTAAAGGTTTAAAGAAAAATTTATCTCACAAGCCAAAACAGCTAAGAGGTCAGGCAAAGATGAGATGCACCTTCAAAACTAATTTCAATGGAATTAGGTATACTTTAGCCTGTCTCCTGCCGTGGTATCAATTAGCTCATCTCCATACCTATTTACCTTGAATAATGCTGACATAATGACTCATATCCTCCATATTGAAGGACTATGATAAGATAATAAGATTATAGAATTTGATGACCTAACTAAGTTAAATAGCTTCTCTTTTGTGTTGTTTATGATTGTCATTTGTTTGTTTCAGTTTGATATTTTCAATAATCGTCATTTACTACATGAACAAATTGTCACAGAAGACTTATGCGACTACTGCACCAGTTGCTGCACCAACAAAGGCTCGTCGTCACAAGTGATTATATCAATAAGtccattttataatattttataataaagtaattcactcatattgttttttttttattacaaactgAGTGAAGGACAAAGGGATTTAAGAAACGACAATCAATGCATTTGTTAGTatataatttattcaattaTACTCAGTGTTATAGCAAACTTATCTGCCTCTTAACTTTTAGATATAAACACTAAAGTAATTTAAGAGTTAGTAGTTCACCAATGtggaaaaataaacattttgttaatcatcaaaaaacaaataattaattttggCTGTTACTCATGTTTTTGCACTTTTATACAGCCATTAATTAAATACTCTCATAAGTTATGTATTAATAACTATGAGTCGAATACAACCTACTCTTATATTTTGTTCCATTTGTCTTTTGAACAAAACTATcacaaaccaaaaaaaaaaaatccttaggGGTAAACTTAACAGTATTAAATTAAAGTAataggtatagttcgttttttttgcattagaaagaagtacaaagaaggtaagcaatcttgacatgtattttaattaaaaactgctttaaaaaaatcagtaactattacttatgaaagcagaagaatataaatgatcgtattagattcagaattgttacatgtttgccgtaatttatttttaaaacgtatttttcaattaaaagacacatcaagatggtttaccttttttctaatgctaaaaaaaacgaactatagtaataaaTTCAATCAATGAGTTGCCACTGCCAACATAGATCATGGGCTACAGCTTTTAAGGTCCAGTTTTGCCAACAAGTCAAtgagatatttaacaatttcaaCTGAATAGGGAAAATCTTACTATTAAtatggaaataaataaattttgtaaataggtaaaaaaaacttcaacatTGTTTAGAAAATATTTAGTAAATGCCTCACAAGCATTTAAGAAATGATAAAAAATACCAAGATACATTATAAGAGATAATAACCATGTAATTTGATAATATCCTTTGTAAATTATTGTATGTTGGCCCGTGGGCttagaaatataattaaagaTCTAGTTTTAAATATCAATTAGTCTTTTAGAAGTAGTGTGCAGTTACTTACAATGCTTAACCTACACAGATATTGCACACTGGCATCTTATAAATAGAAGTCTAATTGTTTCTTAAAAGTAAGGTGTTAATCAAAGTGGATACATTAACTTTAACttaaaaactacaaaataataataaaatcatgttTGAAAAACCCTACATTATACAAATCCAAGATTGGAACAACAGACTGTTAAATACATTTTAGAAAGAATTTATGTGGATGATGTGAGTTTGGCACTAAAACTGGAAAGTATATTTATTTCTTAAGTAGATATGTTAACaattgaccatattttataaaacaaaggaAAATTGATTTATAACCAATTAGTATCACAGACTTTTTCAAACATGTAAGGCACATAGATGATTAGGTACATTAGACCAGCCTGTTTGCACTCCTTCACATAGTGAAAGTTGAGCATTAACCTATAGACAACGCTTAGTTAAAATTCTAGAAAATAGACATATGCCATTCTCTTTCATAAGATACCTGTAGTAATAATGGAAAAAACCTAGAACAATGGGCTTTTATATTGGAAAGAACGATAAGGCTAGCATTATTTCTCATAATTGTTTTCAatactttaaatataaattaataatgaaaataatttatcaaaaacaTGTCCATTCCAGTATTAGGACAAGAATTACTTATTCCTTATGTGCATGCTGTTATTTCTAGAGTAAGGGTTTTGCAAGATTCTCGGAGTTGTTTCCATCACTCGCAATAGTAGTTCATCTAAGTAATTTTCCAAATCTTTGGTTTTCTTCTTTTCTGTTTCCACATCTCTTTGCATGTTATATACCATTACAATCAGATCTTCTTTAGATTTGCCTTCAAGTTGCTGCAGAACTGTTTTGGGTATGCTGTTGTACACAGGATTGATGGAGTCTTCTTCTACAATATTTTCTT
This window encodes:
- the LOC134680099 gene encoding sialic acid synthase, encoding MSNSVEVTISPDVKIGGANPCFIIAEVGQNHQGDIEIAKKLIKAAKEAGASCVKFQKTCLKEKFTKKYLERPYDNANSWGKTYGDHKKHLEFSESQYRELFKYAQEVGILCTASAMDMVSFDFLVNMKVPFIKIGSGDSNNLLFLKYAASKKIPLIISTGMVDKTAVKTIYDIISAQHKQFCLLHCISAYPVPFEDCNLTVLQDYKNTFDIPVGYSGQELGTAVALGAVALGAKVLEKHITLDKSMKGTDHVCSLTPTEFSQLVRDVRVIEASLGTPIKKVVTSEIPCIDKLQKSLVMGSTKNKGEILYPGDVKIKVAEPKGLNALHFEDVIYKTLVCDKKEDEPLNEGDFC
- the LOC134680101 gene encoding hydroxymethylglutaryl-CoA lyase, mitochondrial, which translates into the protein MFSSKLARPLTYCSKYSTKASEIRIYEVGVRDGLQNEAKFVPTEIKVELISKLAAAGIKDIESASFVSPKWVKQMSDGAEVMKTIKREPGVNYPVLIPNIKGYELAKKCNIEEIAIFPSGSESFSQKNLNCSMEEGMARFRVVAEQAVKDGIRVRGYLSCVVGCPYDGPISPKSIAKLSEELLAMGCYEISLGDTIGVGTPGSVRRLLKEVLTVAPPEKVAVHFHDTYGQGLANLVAALEFGCTTVDSSISGLGGCPYARGASGNLATEDLVYHLYGLGVNTHIDLVKLVEAGRYISNFLGKPTDSKVNRALGDRFKNHQDIVKIAACEL
- the LOC134680116 gene encoding protein KRTCAP2 homolog, producing the protein MALNSATSFVISSILTLLIFSGMQMYKPWLVRSPMTIIFGGYLGSVMFMFFVTAIGNLEATLFGKNFQLKLPEIVVSMAVSLIAAGMVHRVCFTTCLIFSIIVIYYMNKLSQKTYATTAPVAAPTKARRHK